The segment CTGGCACAAAAGCGAGATAAAAATAAGGCTGGCTATAACCAGCAACTTTAGCGCGTGACATATTCAGAGAAGCACTACCGGTAATATCATACTTATTCGCAGTAATACCGTTAACTAAGGTCTTCCAATCCGTGGCGACATACTCCACTTTTACGCCAAGATCGTTAGCAAGCTCGCGCGTAACATCAATATCAAACCCACGATAACTGTTCGTGGCAGGATCTTTAATCGTCATTGGGTTCCAGTCCCCCGTCGTGCCGACTCGCAGCACCCCACTATCCAATATCTGATGCAAACGACTTTGTGCCTGCGCCACCTGTGCGACCATCACTAAACCCAGCCCTAAGCCCAATAATATTTTTTTCATTTCATTCCCTCGAAAGCAAGACGACCAATATATTCCGTTTAATTATTAACCATTAAACGGTCTTCATTGGTAACATAGTTGTTACAAGGACTGTTTTTCACAAGTTTAGGGAGTAACTGTGAACTACCAACGACTTTGGCTACTCAGTTTACTCATGCTAACCGGATGTTCCGATTATCAATGGGGCTGGTATGTACTCGACCCGAGCACTGAGCAAGGCAGAACCAACCTGACATTTTTATTAGCAGGCTTTAACGACACAATACAGATCTCGTTGCTCAGCATGTTACTCGCGATGTCTTTAGGGCTGATTATCGCTCTACCCGCACTGTCCAAGAGTAAACCGCTACAATGGTTTAACCGCCTCTACGTTGAGGTTGTTCGCTCAATTCCGGTACTGGTGCTGCTGCTGTGGGTTTACTATGGTATGCCTACTCTGATGGATATCTCATTGAATCATTTTTGGGCAGGGGTGATAGCACTCACTATCGCCGAGAGCGCTTTCATGGCGGAAGTCTTTCGTGGTGGGATTCAAGCGATACGTAAAGGGCAACACGAAGCCGCAGAATCACTCGGACTGAATTATTGGCAAACCATGCGCTTAGTGATTCTTCCGCAAGCATTTCGACAAATATTGCCACCACTGGGCAACCAATTTGTCTATATTCTAAAAATGAGCTCACTGGTGAGTGTGATTGGTTTAAGCGATCTAACAAGACGAGCCAATGAACTGGTGGTCACCGAGTACTTACCACTCGAGATCTACACCTTTCTCGTCCTTGAATACCTAATATTGATTCTATTGGTTTCTCAAGCGGTACGTTGGCTAGAAAAGCGTATCGCTATCCCAAGTTATTAACTCTAAATATTAGGCAATAAAAAACCGCTCTTGGGAGCGGTTTTAAGCTAGTTAACGCAGAAGTTCGACATTACTTCTTCTTAACTGGGCGCTGCCAATCAGCGATTTTGCGCTCTTTGGCACGAGTGATCACTAACTCACCTTCTGCCACATCTTTGGTCAAAGTAGTACCAGCACCAATCGTTGCACCATTAGCAATCGTCACAGGCGCAATCAGTTGACTATCTGAGCCAA is part of the Vibrio ponticus genome and harbors:
- a CDS encoding amino acid ABC transporter permease, which encodes MNYQRLWLLSLLMLTGCSDYQWGWYVLDPSTEQGRTNLTFLLAGFNDTIQISLLSMLLAMSLGLIIALPALSKSKPLQWFNRLYVEVVRSIPVLVLLLWVYYGMPTLMDISLNHFWAGVIALTIAESAFMAEVFRGGIQAIRKGQHEAAESLGLNYWQTMRLVILPQAFRQILPPLGNQFVYILKMSSLVSVIGLSDLTRRANELVVTEYLPLEIYTFLVLEYLILILLVSQAVRWLEKRIAIPSY